Proteins from a genomic interval of Streptomyces sp. NBC_00820:
- a CDS encoding DUF456 domain-containing protein, protein MGVWELLLVGLVIVLGLCGVLVPGVPGSWLVWAGVLWWALQDPRPVAWAVLVGATVVLLLSLLVRWALPPRRLRESGATPPLAGYAGAGAFLGFFLLPVVGALPGFMAGIYLHERRRLGRHGEAMAALRTVMRSGGSSVLAELFACQLIAGAWLGAVIWG, encoded by the coding sequence ATGGGAGTGTGGGAACTCCTGCTGGTCGGTCTGGTGATCGTGCTCGGCCTGTGCGGAGTGCTGGTGCCCGGGGTGCCGGGGTCGTGGCTGGTGTGGGCCGGGGTGCTGTGGTGGGCGCTGCAGGACCCGCGGCCGGTCGCCTGGGCCGTCCTGGTGGGCGCCACCGTCGTCCTGCTGCTGTCCCTCCTGGTCCGCTGGGCCCTGCCCCCGCGCCGGCTGCGCGAGAGCGGCGCCACGCCCCCTCTGGCCGGGTACGCGGGGGCGGGCGCGTTCCTCGGCTTCTTCCTGCTCCCGGTGGTGGGCGCCCTGCCGGGCTTCATGGCCGGCATCTACCTGCACGAGCGGCGCCGCCTCGGCCGGCACGGCGAGGCCATGGCCGCCCTGCGCACGGTGATGCGCTCGGGCGGCTCCAGCGTGCTGGCCGAACTGTTCGCCTGCCAGCTGATCGCGGGGGCCTGGCTGGGGGCGGTGATCTGGGGGTGA
- the rsgA gene encoding ribosome small subunit-dependent GTPase A, with protein sequence MSSSSVPNPSSLQSLAPYGWDAGWESEFTPYAEQGLLPGRVVRVDRGQCDVVTAEGVVRADTEFVVPRDPMKVVCTGDWVAVDPEGGDPRYVRTLLPRRTAFVRSTSSKRSDGQVLATNIDHVVVCVSLAAELDLGRIERFLALAMSCSSGDALLRGPGSSPESAAQPVVVLTKADLVPDPATLAHLAQDVETSAPGVPVLPVSALNGDGLDVLRALTGSGTTVLLGQSGAGKSTLANSLTGEDVMDVQAARDVDGKGRHTTTTRNLLVLPGGGVLIDTPGLRGVGLYDAGSGVGQVFTEIEELARRCRFHDCAHESEPGCAVLSALESGELAVRRLESYRKLTRENQWIVAKTDARVRAEIRRDWKRKGAEGRAAMQAKRGRWA encoded by the coding sequence TTGTCTTCCTCCTCTGTTCCGAACCCGTCCTCCCTCCAGTCGCTCGCGCCCTATGGCTGGGACGCCGGCTGGGAGTCCGAGTTCACCCCCTACGCCGAGCAGGGTCTCCTGCCCGGCCGTGTCGTACGGGTCGACCGCGGCCAGTGCGATGTGGTCACCGCCGAGGGTGTCGTCCGCGCCGACACCGAGTTCGTCGTGCCCCGCGACCCGATGAAGGTCGTGTGCACGGGCGACTGGGTCGCCGTCGACCCCGAGGGCGGCGATCCGCGGTACGTGCGGACGCTCCTGCCACGCCGCACCGCCTTCGTGCGGTCGACGTCGTCCAAGCGTTCCGACGGCCAGGTGCTGGCCACCAACATTGACCACGTCGTCGTCTGCGTCTCGCTCGCGGCCGAACTCGACCTCGGGCGGATCGAGCGGTTCCTCGCGCTGGCGATGTCCTGTTCGTCCGGCGACGCGCTGCTGCGCGGGCCGGGCTCCTCCCCGGAGTCCGCCGCACAGCCCGTGGTCGTCCTCACCAAGGCCGACCTCGTGCCCGACCCGGCGACCCTCGCCCACCTCGCGCAGGACGTGGAGACGAGCGCCCCCGGCGTGCCCGTGCTCCCCGTCAGCGCCCTGAACGGCGACGGCCTCGACGTCCTGCGCGCCCTCACCGGCTCCGGTACGACCGTGCTGCTCGGCCAGTCCGGCGCGGGCAAGTCCACCCTCGCCAACTCCCTCACCGGCGAGGACGTCATGGACGTACAGGCGGCCCGCGACGTCGACGGCAAGGGACGCCACACCACGACCACCCGCAACCTGCTCGTCCTGCCCGGCGGAGGCGTGCTCATCGACACCCCCGGGCTGCGGGGCGTCGGCCTGTACGACGCCGGGAGCGGGGTCGGGCAGGTGTTCACCGAGATCGAGGAACTGGCCCGGCGGTGCCGGTTCCACGACTGCGCGCACGAGTCCGAGCCCGGCTGCGCGGTGCTCTCCGCCCTGGAGAGCGGGGAGCTTGCGGTGCGGCGGCTGGAGAGCTACCGGAAGCTGACCCGGGAGAACCAGTGGATCGTCGCGAAGACCGACGCGCGGGTCCGTGCGGAGATCCGGCGGGACTGGAAGCGGAAGGGCGCCGAGGGGCGGGCGGCGATGCAGGCCAAGCGGGGGCGGTGGGCGTAG
- a CDS encoding SGNH/GDSL hydrolase family protein has product MAHSGRAAGILATLLLATVPGTASAVPGAAPPRRTAGTAHAAARSWAGSWETAPSGTAAALPGAAVRNVVHLSAGGGTLRVRLSNRLGSAPLRLGAVTVALRRGSGADAVRGTMRTATFHGARTATVAPGQDLLSDPVRLAVPAAADLLVTVFTPDNSGPATYHRTALQTSYLARAGAGRADDLGGGAYTTAISNWYYVTGVDVRGTAAGSVVAFGDSLTDGDGSTPEANHRWPDLLAQRLRDRLLGVLNAGISGNRLLRDSGGPSALARLDADALDRAGARFLVVLEGINDIKGSPDALDAGAYADAYRTLVTRAHARGIRVVGVTLTPFGGYSAYTPAREAVRQRVNELIRTGRIFDAVADADTAVRDPADPRRILPAYDPGDHLHFNDRGMRAVADAVGHALPR; this is encoded by the coding sequence ATGGCGCACAGCGGCAGGGCCGCAGGCATCCTGGCGACACTCCTGCTCGCGACGGTGCCGGGTACGGCGTCGGCGGTGCCCGGGGCAGCGCCGCCCCGGCGTACGGCGGGCACCGCCCATGCCGCCGCGCGCTCGTGGGCCGGAAGCTGGGAGACCGCCCCCTCCGGTACCGCCGCCGCGCTCCCCGGTGCCGCCGTCAGGAACGTCGTCCATCTGAGCGCCGGCGGTGGCACCCTGCGCGTCCGGCTCAGCAACCGGCTCGGCAGTGCGCCTCTGCGGCTCGGCGCGGTCACGGTCGCCCTGCGGCGGGGGTCCGGTGCGGACGCCGTGCGCGGCACGATGCGCACCGCCACCTTCCACGGCGCACGGACCGCCACCGTCGCACCGGGCCAGGACCTGCTGAGCGACCCGGTGCGGCTGGCCGTCCCGGCGGCGGCCGACCTCCTGGTCACGGTGTTCACCCCGGACAACTCCGGACCCGCCACCTACCACCGCACCGCCCTGCAGACCAGCTACCTGGCGCGGGCCGGTGCCGGCCGGGCCGACGACCTGGGCGGTGGCGCGTACACGACGGCCATCAGCAACTGGTACTACGTCACCGGCGTCGACGTCCGCGGCACCGCGGCCGGCAGCGTGGTCGCCTTCGGGGACTCCCTCACCGACGGCGACGGCTCCACCCCCGAGGCCAACCACCGCTGGCCCGACCTGCTCGCCCAACGCCTGCGCGACCGCCTCCTCGGCGTCCTCAACGCGGGCATCTCCGGCAACCGCCTGCTGCGCGACAGCGGCGGACCGAGCGCCCTCGCCCGTCTGGACGCCGACGCACTGGACCGGGCCGGGGCCCGGTTCCTGGTCGTCCTGGAGGGCATCAACGACATCAAGGGCTCCCCGGACGCCCTCGACGCCGGCGCCTACGCGGACGCGTACCGCACCCTCGTCACCCGCGCCCACGCCCGCGGCATCCGGGTCGTCGGAGTCACCCTGACCCCGTTCGGCGGTTACTCCGCCTACACGCCGGCCCGCGAGGCGGTCCGGCAGCGGGTCAACGAGCTCATCCGCACCGGCCGGATCTTCGACGCGGTCGCCGACGCCGACACCGCCGTACGCGACCCCGCCGACCCGCGACGCATCCTGCCCGCCTACGACCCCGGCGACCATCTGCACTTCAATGACAGGGGCATGCGGGCGGTGGCCGACGCCGTAGGCCACGCCCTGCCGCGCTGA
- a CDS encoding DNA-3-methyladenine glycosylase 2 family protein: MDEDSRYEAVRSRDGRFDGAFFFAVRTTGIYCRPSCPAVTPKRRNVRFFPTAAAAQGSGFRACRRCRPDAVPGSADWNARADVVGRAMRLIADGVVDREGVAGLASRLGYSARQVQRQLTAELGAGPVALARAQRAHTARTLLQTTELPVTEIAFAAGFGSLRQFNDTVREVYASTPTEVRAAAPRGRGARRAAPGAGIPLRLAHRGPYQSGAVFDQLAREAVPGVEEVSGAPGARTYRRTLRLPYGTALAAVDERAREPKAGGATHPGGWLDARLHLTDLRDLTTAVQRLRRLFDLDADPYAVDERLAADPRLAPLVAARPGLRSPGAVDPLEPAVRALVGTEAALDRLVRRYGKALDAPSGSLTHLFPEASALAEAEPEGPLGSLAAALADGAVRLDPGADRDQAQQTLLALPGMDPAVVAVLRARALGDPDVAPPGAEVPEAWRPWRSYAVQHLRVAGTVGTAGTAGMPGE; this comes from the coding sequence ATGGACGAAGACAGCAGGTACGAGGCGGTGCGGAGCCGGGACGGGCGGTTCGACGGGGCCTTCTTCTTCGCTGTGCGGACCACCGGGATCTACTGCCGGCCCAGCTGCCCGGCGGTGACGCCGAAGCGGCGGAACGTGCGGTTCTTCCCGACGGCGGCCGCCGCGCAGGGCTCCGGATTCCGGGCCTGCCGGCGGTGCCGGCCGGACGCCGTGCCGGGGTCCGCGGACTGGAACGCGCGGGCGGACGTCGTCGGCCGGGCCATGCGGCTGATCGCCGACGGCGTCGTCGACCGCGAGGGCGTGGCCGGGCTGGCCTCCCGGCTCGGCTACAGCGCCCGGCAGGTGCAGCGGCAGCTCACCGCGGAACTCGGCGCCGGCCCGGTGGCGCTCGCCCGCGCCCAGCGGGCACACACCGCCCGCACGCTGCTGCAGACCACCGAGCTGCCCGTCACCGAGATCGCGTTCGCGGCCGGGTTCGGGAGCCTGCGCCAGTTCAACGACACCGTCCGGGAGGTGTACGCCTCCACACCGACCGAGGTACGCGCCGCCGCGCCCCGGGGCAGGGGCGCCCGCCGGGCCGCCCCGGGCGCCGGCATCCCGCTGCGGCTCGCCCACCGCGGGCCGTACCAGTCCGGCGCCGTCTTCGACCAGTTGGCACGGGAGGCCGTGCCCGGCGTCGAGGAGGTGAGCGGCGCCCCGGGTGCCCGCACCTACCGGCGCACCCTGCGGCTGCCGTACGGCACCGCGCTCGCCGCCGTCGACGAACGCGCGCGCGAGCCGAAGGCGGGCGGCGCCACGCATCCGGGCGGCTGGCTCGACGCGCGGCTGCACCTCACCGACCTCCGGGACCTGACCACCGCCGTGCAGCGGCTGCGCAGGCTGTTCGATCTCGACGCCGACCCCTACGCGGTGGACGAGCGGCTCGCCGCCGACCCACGGCTCGCTCCGCTGGTCGCCGCCCGGCCCGGACTGCGCTCACCGGGCGCCGTCGACCCGCTGGAGCCCGCGGTACGGGCCCTGGTGGGGACGGAGGCCGCCCTGGACAGACTCGTACGGCGGTACGGCAAGGCACTCGACGCGCCGTCCGGGAGCCTCACCCATCTGTTCCCCGAGGCTTCCGCTCTCGCCGAGGCCGAGCCCGAGGGGCCCTTGGGCTCGCTGGCCGCCGCCCTCGCCGACGGGGCCGTACGACTGGACCCGGGGGCCGACCGGGACCAGGCCCAGCAGACGCTGCTCGCGCTGCCCGGCATGGACCCGGCCGTCGTCGCCGTACTGCGGGCGCGCGCCCTGGGCGACCCGGACGTCGCCCCGCCCGGGGCGGAGGTGCCCGAGGCGTGGCGGCCCTGGCGGTCGTACGCCGTCCAGCACCTGCGGGTGGCGGGAACGGTGGGAACAGCGGGAACGGCGGGAATGCCGGGGGAGTGA
- a CDS encoding methylated-DNA--[protein]-cysteine S-methyltransferase, with protein MAETVETTETAGAVYWTHVEAPVGPLLLTADADGALTSLSVPGQKGGQSVQDGWRHDPGPFREAARQLDAYFAGELKEFRLPLRTHGTEFRERVWDALDAVPYGATSTYGEIARRIGASRAAVRAVGGAIGANPLLIVRPCHRVIGADGSMTGYAGGLERKVWLLTLEGVLG; from the coding sequence ATGGCGGAAACGGTGGAGACGACGGAGACGGCGGGGGCCGTCTACTGGACGCACGTGGAGGCGCCGGTCGGGCCGTTGCTGCTCACCGCCGACGCGGACGGCGCGCTCACCTCGCTGTCCGTGCCCGGGCAGAAGGGCGGCCAAAGCGTCCAGGACGGCTGGCGGCACGATCCGGGCCCTTTCCGGGAGGCCGCGCGGCAGCTCGACGCCTACTTCGCCGGTGAACTCAAGGAATTCCGGCTGCCGTTGCGCACCCACGGAACCGAGTTCCGGGAGCGGGTCTGGGACGCGCTGGACGCGGTGCCGTACGGCGCCACGAGCACCTACGGCGAGATCGCCCGGCGTATCGGCGCCTCCCGGGCGGCCGTTCGGGCCGTGGGCGGGGCGATCGGCGCCAACCCCCTGCTCATCGTGCGGCCTTGCCACCGTGTCATCGGGGCCGACGGCTCGATGACCGGATACGCGGGGGGACTTGAGCGGAAGGTGTGGCTGCTCACCCTGGAGGGTGTGCTCGGCTGA
- a CDS encoding helix-turn-helix domain-containing protein, whose translation MLAAIGLDEAHEAAYRALVSVGAAEVADLARRLSLAEPDTERALRRLERQGLAAQSPARPGRWVAAPPGVGLGALLTQQRHELEKAELAAALLAREYRAAAAEPEVHDLVEVVTGASAVTQRFLQLQLGAAEEVCALVTGDPMVVSGAENDAEEQAAGRGVRYRVVVERAVLDLPDALSGLTEALGRDERVRVADRVPTKLVIADRSLAMVPLTSRTAGPAALVVHASGLLELLAGLFESVWREALPLRLGAAGVSEDRPDGPDATDLEVLSLLLAGLTDASVAKQLGMGLRTVQRRVRRLMVLTGATTRLQLGWHAYERGWVSRGGGS comes from the coding sequence ATGCTGGCTGCGATAGGGCTGGACGAGGCGCACGAGGCGGCGTACCGGGCGCTGGTGTCCGTGGGCGCGGCCGAGGTGGCGGATCTGGCGCGGCGCCTGTCGCTGGCAGAGCCGGACACCGAGCGCGCGTTGCGGAGGCTGGAGCGGCAGGGGCTGGCCGCCCAGTCCCCGGCGCGGCCGGGCCGCTGGGTCGCGGCGCCGCCCGGGGTGGGGCTGGGCGCGCTGCTCACCCAGCAGCGGCACGAGCTGGAGAAGGCGGAGCTGGCGGCGGCGCTGCTCGCGCGGGAGTACCGGGCGGCGGCGGCCGAACCCGAGGTGCACGACCTGGTGGAGGTGGTGACCGGAGCGTCGGCGGTCACGCAGCGCTTCCTGCAGCTCCAGCTGGGCGCCGCCGAGGAGGTGTGCGCGCTGGTCACCGGAGATCCGATGGTGGTCTCCGGTGCGGAGAACGACGCGGAGGAGCAGGCGGCCGGGCGCGGGGTCCGCTACCGGGTGGTGGTCGAACGCGCGGTGCTGGACCTGCCGGACGCGCTGAGCGGCCTGACGGAGGCGCTCGGCCGGGACGAGCGCGTACGGGTGGCGGACCGGGTGCCGACGAAGCTGGTGATCGCCGACCGCTCCCTCGCCATGGTGCCGCTGACGTCGAGGACGGCCGGGCCGGCCGCGCTGGTGGTCCACGCGAGCGGGCTGCTGGAGCTGCTGGCCGGGCTGTTCGAGTCGGTGTGGCGCGAGGCGCTGCCGCTCAGGCTGGGCGCGGCCGGGGTGAGTGAGGACCGGCCCGACGGCCCCGACGCCACGGATCTGGAGGTGCTGTCGCTGCTGCTGGCCGGGCTGACCGACGCGAGCGTGGCCAAACAGCTCGGCATGGGCTTGAGGACCGTGCAGCGGCGGGTGCGGCGGCTGATGGTGCTGACCGGTGCGACGACCCGGCTCCAGCTGGGCTGGCACGCCTACGAACGCGGCTGGGTTTCCCGTGGGGGCGGCTCCTGA